A part of Motacilla alba alba isolate MOTALB_02 unplaced genomic scaffold, Motacilla_alba_V1.0_pri HiC_scaffold_31, whole genome shotgun sequence genomic DNA contains:
- the LOC119696512 gene encoding mucolipin-3-like isoform X3, producing MHQCHHDGTGHDRGGGLCPQLILFGLSNQLVVAFKKDYTVAFKHLLLKGYEDGADDTQAIYIHRDLLEHLAFVLKKRSWECTLGTPSCWHWMALMATSSSNSTG from the exons ATGCACCAGTGTCACCATGATGGGACAGGTCATGACAGAGGTGGTGGCCTTTGTCCCCAGCTGATCCTTTTTGGGCTCAGCAACCAGCTGGTGGTGGCCTTCAAGAAGGATTACACGGTGGCCTTCAAGCACCTGCTCCTCAAGGGCTATGAAGATGGTGCTGATGACACCCAGGCCATCTACATCCACAGGGACCTCCTGGAACACCTGGCCTTTGTCCTCAAGAAG AGATCCTGGGAGTGCACCCTGGGGacccccagctgctggcactggatGGCACTGATGGCAACTTCATCCTCCAATTCCACAG GCTGA
- the SNRPA gene encoding U1 small nuclear ribonucleoprotein A, translating into MAVQDPRPNHTIYINNLNEKIKKDELKKSLYAIFSQFGQILDILVSRSLRMRGQAFVIFKEMSSATNALRSMQGFPFYDKPMRIQYAKTDSDIIAKMKGTFVERERDRDRERKRDKRKAKGGEAPGPKKSGAAAQGAAQGAVPGMPPLAQPPRMLPHLGGQPPYIPPPGMIPAPGMAPNPGIPPGMAPQPGMAPIPTPQPLSENPPNHILFLTNLPEETNELMLSMLFNQFPGFKEVRLVPGRHDIAFVEFDTEVQAGAAREALQGFKITQSNAMKISFAKK; encoded by the exons ATGGCAGTGCAGGACCCTCGGCCCAACCACACCATCTACATCAACAACCTGAATGAGAAGATCAAGAAGGATG agctgaAGAAGTCCCTCTACGCCATTTTCTCGCAGTTTGGGCAGATTTTGGACATTTTGGTGTCGCGCAGTCTCCGGATGCGGGGCCAGGCCTTTGTCATCTTCAAGGAGATGAGCAGCGCCACCAACGCCCTGCGCTCCATGCAGGGCTTCCCCTTCTACGACAAACCCATG CGGATCCAGTACGCCAAGACGGACTCGGACATCATCGCCAAGATGAAGGGAACGTTCGTGGAGCGGGAGCGGGATCGGGACCGGGAGCGCAAACGGGACAAGCGCAAAGCCAAGGGAGGAGAGGCCCCCGGCCCCAAAAAGAGCGGGGCTGCAGCGCAGGGGGCAGCGCAAGGGGCAGTGCCC GGGATGCCACCACTGGCGCAGCCGCCCCGGATGCTGCCACACCTGGGGGGACAACCGCCCTACATCCCCCCCCCGGGCATGATTCCAGCCCCAGGAATGGCCCCGAATCCAGGAATTCCCCCGGGAATGGCCCCACAACCTGGAATGGCCCCAATCCCTACCCCACAGCCC ctgtCAGAAAACCCCCCGAACCACATCCTGTTCCTGACCAACCTCCCTGAGGAGACCAACGAGCTGATGCTGTCCATGCTCTTCAACCA GTTCCCAGGCTTCAAGGAGGTGCGCCTGGTGCCCGGGCGCCATGACATCGCCTTCGTGGAGTTTGACACCGAGGTGCAGGCAGGTGCTGCCCGGGAGGCCCTGCAGGGCTTCAAGATCACCCAGAGCAACGCCATGAAGATCTCTTTCGCCAAAAAGTGa
- the LOC119696512 gene encoding mucolipin-1-like isoform X1 gives MHQCHHDGTGHDRGGGLCPQLILFGLSNQLVVAFKKDYTVAFKHLLLKGYEDGADDTQAIYIHRDLLEHLAFVLKKYLAVPSRTLGHCAYGGTGGGPEGGTGLWLCQGFFCRGDIDSSSDTFDIDPSIVTTGDTRDLRDPGSAPWGPPAAGTGWH, from the exons ATGCACCAGTGTCACCATGATGGGACAGGTCATGACAGAGGTGGTGGCCTTTGTCCCCAGCTGATCCTTTTTGGGCTCAGCAACCAGCTGGTGGTGGCCTTCAAGAAGGATTACACGGTGGCCTTCAAGCACCTGCTCCTCAAGGGCTATGAAGATGGTGCTGATGACACCCAGGCCATCTACATCCACAGGGACCTCCTGGAACACCTGGCCTTTGTCCTCAAGAAG tacctggctgtccccagcaggaccCTGGGCCACTGTGCCTATGGTGGCACCGGGGGTGGCCCTGAGGGTGGCACCGGGCTCTGGCTGTGTCAGGGCTTCTTCTGCAGGGGGGACATCGACTCCAGCAGTGACACCTTTGACATTGACCCCAGCATCGTCACCACTGGGGACACTCGGGATTTGAG AGATCCTGGGAGTGCACCCTGGGGacccccagctgctggcactggatGGCACTGA
- the LOC119696512 gene encoding mucolipin-3-like isoform X2, producing the protein MHQCHHDGTGHDRGGGLCPQLILFGLSNQLVVAFKKDYTVAFKHLLLKGYEDGADDTQAIYIHRDLLEHLAFVLKKGFFCRGDIDSSSDTFDIDPSIVTTGDTRDLRDPGSAPWGPPAAGTGWH; encoded by the exons ATGCACCAGTGTCACCATGATGGGACAGGTCATGACAGAGGTGGTGGCCTTTGTCCCCAGCTGATCCTTTTTGGGCTCAGCAACCAGCTGGTGGTGGCCTTCAAGAAGGATTACACGGTGGCCTTCAAGCACCTGCTCCTCAAGGGCTATGAAGATGGTGCTGATGACACCCAGGCCATCTACATCCACAGGGACCTCCTGGAACACCTGGCCTTTGTCCTCAAGAAG GGCTTCTTCTGCAGGGGGGACATCGACTCCAGCAGTGACACCTTTGACATTGACCCCAGCATCGTCACCACTGGGGACACTCGGGATTTGAG AGATCCTGGGAGTGCACCCTGGGGacccccagctgctggcactggatGGCACTGA
- the LOC119696480 gene encoding LOW QUALITY PROTEIN: zinc finger protein 397-like (The sequence of the model RefSeq protein was modified relative to this genomic sequence to represent the inferred CDS: inserted 1 base in 1 codon): MQEEKAVRKRKMAREPQTGRELRLVTREDKSPQQNLMEEAVLSSTTAQESNKEEKLQRSHMRKGCKRRSQGSEEERPTLGQGGSWSSELGVNEQLHDGEQPHECSECGKSFSKRCSLIRHWRIHTGERPYECEECGKSFFEQSKLIVHQRIHTGERPYECDKCRKRFQTSSTLVRHQRIHTDERPFRCPDCGKAFNRNCTLIKHRHIHTREGPYKCPECEKSFSQNSTLTQHQRRHHXRKPCECPECRKSFVRCSSSILHGRILAG; the protein is encoded by the exons AtgcaggaggagaaggctgtgaggaagaggaagatggcCCGGGAGCCCCAgacag ggagggagctgaggctggtgaccagggaggacaaatccccgCAGCAGAACCTCATGGAAGAGGCTGTTttgagcagcaccacagcacagGAATCCAACAAGGAGGAAAAGCTCCAGAGATCCCACATGAGGAAGGGCTGCAAACGCAGATCACAGGGATCCGAGGAGGAAAGACCcaccctgggccagggaggcagctggagctcagagctgggtgTCAATGAGCAGCTTCATGATGGGGAGCAGCCCCACGAGTGCTcagaatgtgggaagagcttcagtaAGAGATGCTCTCTGATCCGCCACTGGAGAATCCACAcaggggagaggccctacgaaTGTGAGGAGTGTGGAAAGAGCTTTTTCGAGCAGTCCAAGCTGATTGTCCACCAGAGAATCCACAcaggggagaggccctacgagtgtgataaatgcaggaagaggtttcagaCCAGCTCCACTCTTGTCAGGCATCAGCGGATTCACACAGATGAGAGGCCCTTTCGCTGCCCCGATTGCGGGAAGGCATTCAACCGTAATTGCACCCTCATCAAGCACCGGCACATCCACACCAGGGAGGGGCCCTATAAGTGTCCCGAGTGTGAGAAGAGCTTCTCACAGAACTCTACCTTGACCCAACACCAACGGAGGCACC TAAGGAAGCCCTGTGAGTGCCCCGAGTGCAGGAAGAGCTTCGtgcgctgctccagctccatcctccaTGGGAGGATCCTGGCTGGATGA